Below is a genomic region from Rhinatrema bivittatum chromosome 8, aRhiBiv1.1, whole genome shotgun sequence.
TACTTTTTGGCTCAGTATTGTATAACCTTGATGATCCCTGCAATCTAAACCAGCATTCTGGGAATTGGGCCTTACAGAACTTTCATAGTGCTATTCCAGTGGCCCAAAGCTTGGAGTTTGGAACTGTAAAACAATAGCATCCTCTAGCTCCATTTCTGCCATACCACATATGTTCATATAAGAGCCAAGGAACATTTTAAGgtagactggttttcaggatatctacatatttgcatacatttcattAAGAATCAAGTATTTCTATATTTTGGTTACATTGAAAGACCAAAATGATTGCAGCCAAAGGCCAGACTTGTATACATCTGATTTAAGGCATTTTTCCAAACATACCTTAGGCAAGAAAATGTGCCAAAAAGTGCTCCTGCTGCCATTCCTACAGCAAAGCCCATCATGAAGCCCATTTTCACTCTGTCAAAACAGCTGGGCTGTGACTGTCCATACGGTCCGACCGTCACAGGCATCTGAAAAACAAAAGCACAAAATCCTTCAAGGAGGGAAACTGCTGCAGCAGTCGAGGTGCCAAGCACAGCAGCAATAGTTTCTGCCTCTTACAAAATACAAAGGCAACCTTCTAGGCAAGAACAAGCACTCAAACCTGTTCAGCAGAAATTACAaacaatcaggtcgatacagtaaagtgtgctccgtcggagcgcactgtcagcctgctctggacgcgtgttttcccttaccccttattcaataaggggaggaaaacacgcggccgacccgcggcacctaatagcgccctcaacatgcaaatgcatgttgagggccctattaggtatgcgcgcgggatccagtaagtaaaatgtgcagccaagccgcacattttactctaagaaattagcgccgacctttgggtcggcgctaatttcttccggcgccaggaaagtgcacagaaaagcagtaaaaactgcttttctgtgcaccctccaacttaatatcatagcgatattaatatcatagcgatattaagtcggaggtcccgaaagtaaaaaaaagtaaaaaaaaaaaataaataaaaatttgaattcggcccgcggctgtcgggccgaaaaccggacgctcaattttgccggcgtccggtttccgagcccgtggctgtcagcgggcttgagaaccgacgccggcaaaattgagcatcggctgtcaaacccgctgacagccgccgctcctgacaaaaaggaggcgctagggacgcgctagcgtccctagcgcctccttttccccgtttttcccgcgtcacctcatttaaatactgaatcgcccgcaccagcgaagggctggtgcgcgcgccgggagagcgggcgttcgtccgctctcccgcggtcttacagtatcgacctgaatgtTATGAATAAAGTCAATAATAACAGAAAACATCTACAGCAGATAATGTGGCTCTGCGATCATACCACAATCTTTCTAGTAATGTATAACGTCCTTAACTGTAATATTTTGATATATATACAATTAGAATGCTTAGtaggagttttgtttttttaacaaatacAGAGAGAAAAGCAAGGTCTGAACTgcaacttttaaatatatttacataaatTCATGACATTCTGCAAACTGTAAGCGAAAAAGGCTTCtctattttttttgtataaactATTGTTTTGGTGCTTTAAATTGCcaatttcctgcagcagctcaagagcagattctgtggcaagaattAGAAAATTACATGGTAAAGTTCCTGAAATTTTGCAGCAAATCTGTGGCATATCTGCATAAAGTTGCAAATTAAATAATCTAAATCTGTATTTTACATTATGAAAATACAGTCTTCTAACATTTCTTGAACATTTGGATAATGAAAGATTTTTTGTtcatggggtggggaagggattgTAAAGGAGTCTATATTAGGTCTCCCTTAAAAGACCAGGAtgaggcatttagcctggtccatcttaaaacACAactaggaaccttcattttcagtttttattgttcttttcccaggaatttattagggtttatta
It encodes:
- the ROMO1 gene encoding reactive oxygen species modulator 1, giving the protein MPVTVGPYGQSQPSCFDRVKMGFMMGFAVGMAAGALFGTFSCLRVGMRGRELMGGVGKTMMQSGGTFGTFMAIGMGIRC